Proteins from a single region of Bradyrhizobium diazoefficiens:
- a CDS encoding glutamate synthase subunit beta produces MGKITGFLEIERHDRKYTPVAERVKHFHEFVVPLSEKETRDQAARCMNCGIPYCHGTGSVAPGTPGCPVNNQIPDFNDLVYQGNWEEASRNLHSTNNFPEFTGRICPAPCEASCTLNIDDNPVTIKTIECAIVDRAWDNGWLKPEVAAVKTGKKVAVIGSGPAGMACAQQLARAGHDVHLFEKYAKAGGLLRYGIPDFKMEKGIIDRRVAQMEGEGVTFHYNSHVGVDGNVDPREMLNQYDAIALTGGAEAPRDLPIPGRDLAGIHYAMDFLPQQNRRVSEEPLGGVQEILAVGKHVVVIGGGDTGSDCIGTSLRQGALSVTQLEIMPAPPERENKGLTWPNWPLKMRTSSSQAEGAIREFAVLTQKFSGENGQVKKLHCIRVDDKFKPIEGTEFVLDADLVLLAMGFVHPVHEGLLKQLAVELDPRGNVKANTLDYQTSRPNVFSAGDMRRGQSLVVWAIREGRLCARSIDTFLMGKTDLPR; encoded by the coding sequence ATGGGCAAGATCACGGGTTTTCTCGAAATCGAACGGCACGACCGCAAGTACACTCCGGTCGCCGAGCGCGTGAAGCATTTTCACGAATTCGTCGTTCCCTTGAGCGAGAAGGAAACGCGCGACCAGGCCGCGCGCTGCATGAATTGCGGCATTCCCTATTGCCACGGCACCGGCTCGGTCGCGCCGGGCACGCCCGGCTGCCCGGTCAACAACCAGATCCCCGATTTCAACGACCTCGTCTACCAAGGCAATTGGGAAGAGGCCTCGCGCAATCTGCACTCGACCAACAATTTCCCGGAGTTCACCGGCCGCATTTGTCCGGCGCCATGCGAAGCGTCCTGCACGCTCAACATCGACGACAACCCTGTGACCATCAAGACCATCGAATGCGCGATCGTCGACCGCGCCTGGGACAATGGCTGGTTGAAGCCTGAGGTCGCGGCCGTCAAGACCGGCAAGAAGGTCGCGGTGATCGGCTCGGGCCCAGCGGGCATGGCCTGCGCCCAGCAGCTCGCGCGCGCCGGACACGACGTGCATCTGTTCGAGAAATACGCCAAGGCCGGCGGGCTGCTGCGCTACGGCATCCCTGATTTCAAGATGGAGAAGGGCATCATCGACCGCCGCGTCGCGCAGATGGAAGGTGAAGGTGTCACCTTCCACTACAACAGCCATGTCGGCGTCGACGGCAATGTCGATCCGCGCGAGATGCTCAACCAGTACGACGCGATCGCGCTGACCGGCGGTGCGGAAGCCCCGCGCGATCTGCCGATCCCCGGCCGCGATCTCGCCGGCATCCACTATGCCATGGATTTCCTGCCGCAGCAGAACCGCCGCGTCTCTGAGGAGCCGCTGGGCGGCGTCCAGGAGATTTTGGCCGTCGGCAAGCATGTCGTCGTTATCGGCGGCGGCGACACCGGCTCCGATTGCATCGGCACCTCGCTGCGCCAGGGCGCGCTTTCAGTGACCCAGCTCGAGATCATGCCCGCCCCGCCCGAACGCGAGAACAAGGGCCTGACCTGGCCGAACTGGCCGCTGAAGATGAGGACGTCGTCCAGCCAGGCCGAAGGTGCAATCCGCGAATTCGCCGTGCTGACGCAGAAATTTTCCGGCGAGAACGGCCAAGTCAAGAAGCTGCACTGCATCCGCGTCGACGACAAGTTCAAGCCGATCGAAGGCACCGAGTTCGTTCTCGATGCCGACCTCGTCCTGCTCGCGATGGGTTTCGTGCACCCCGTGCATGAAGGCCTGTTGAAGCAGCTCGCAGTCGAGCTCGACCCCCGCGGCAACGTCAAGGCCAACACGCTGGATTACCAGACCTCGCGCCCGAACGTGTTCTCCGCCGGCGACATGCGCCGCGGCCAGTCGCTGGTGGTCTGGGCGATCCGCGAGGGCCGGCTGTGCGCGCGGTCGATCGATACGTTCCTGATGGGGAAGACGGATCTGCCGCGGTAG
- a CDS encoding outer membrane beta-barrel protein gives MGSPPGRGRSKRAQLLRAALPCLLLTALESAPAAAQSLTPDLFNPSRGGFVAPDALPMRRIAGVRQAPSDAIPTPPDPNDDPRKKSDAPAASRIGQVPTYGLPAANGASSSGYDSLNRKRQQPKLYPGQPKPKRPAGPGSPVPSATPTLSPLGAPRIAPPPSETANKTPVPPAMAGTVPGQPQRRRLKADDDAFGAVGDYAGSFLIKGGLELSTGYDTNPARLQKPVGSPVYVVAPDLLVMSDWERHALVADLRGSFSGYTNNMPATIDGLPSPSPVEINRPDFTGHVDGRFDVDRDLKLTSQLRLRLATDNPGSPNVQAGLQKYPVYATYGGTFGFDQTFNRFQVAAGATVDRTAYTESKLTDGSTFSNDDRDFNQYGGVGRFSYELKSGLKPFVEIEGDNRVHDQAADRNGYLRDSNGGYAKIGSSFEFSRILTGEVSVGYSARNYVDPRLSQLSGFLTSGSLIWNASGLTTVKFNTDTQIAETTIPGSSGVLVHTYAAEVDHDFRRWLTAIGKFTYGTYDYQGQNRNDNTYSLEGNLIYKLNRNIWIKGTLRHDILDSNQPGSSSQATVVMLGMRLQN, from the coding sequence GTGGGGTCGCCTCCAGGCAGGGGCCGGAGCAAGCGCGCGCAACTCCTTCGCGCCGCTTTGCCATGTCTGCTGCTGACCGCGCTGGAAAGTGCCCCTGCGGCCGCCCAGAGCCTCACCCCGGACCTGTTCAATCCCAGCCGCGGCGGCTTCGTCGCGCCCGACGCGCTGCCGATGCGCCGCATCGCCGGCGTGCGGCAGGCGCCGTCGGACGCGATCCCGACGCCGCCGGATCCCAACGACGATCCGCGCAAAAAAAGCGATGCGCCCGCGGCCTCGCGGATCGGGCAGGTGCCGACTTATGGCCTACCCGCCGCCAACGGTGCGAGCAGCTCCGGCTACGATTCGCTCAATCGCAAGCGCCAGCAGCCAAAACTCTATCCCGGACAGCCGAAGCCGAAGAGGCCCGCAGGTCCCGGCTCGCCCGTGCCGTCGGCAACACCGACACTGTCCCCTCTCGGTGCACCGCGCATTGCACCGCCGCCCTCGGAGACTGCGAACAAGACGCCGGTGCCGCCCGCGATGGCGGGCACCGTGCCCGGCCAGCCGCAGCGCCGCCGCCTCAAGGCCGATGACGACGCATTCGGCGCGGTCGGCGATTACGCCGGCAGCTTTTTGATCAAGGGCGGGCTTGAGCTCTCGACCGGCTACGACACCAATCCCGCGCGTCTGCAAAAGCCGGTCGGCTCGCCGGTCTATGTCGTCGCGCCGGACCTGCTCGTGATGTCCGACTGGGAGCGCCACGCTCTAGTCGCGGATTTGCGCGGCTCGTTCTCCGGCTATACCAACAATATGCCGGCGACGATCGACGGGCTTCCTTCGCCCTCGCCGGTTGAGATCAACCGTCCCGATTTCACCGGCCATGTCGATGGCCGCTTCGATGTCGATCGCGATCTCAAATTGACCTCGCAGCTGCGCCTGCGGCTCGCCACCGACAATCCCGGCAGTCCGAACGTGCAGGCCGGCCTGCAGAAATACCCTGTCTACGCCACCTATGGCGGCACCTTCGGCTTCGACCAGACCTTTAACCGCTTCCAGGTTGCGGCCGGCGCGACGGTGGATCGCACCGCCTATACCGAGTCCAAGCTCACCGACGGCTCGACCTTCAGCAACGACGACCGGGACTTCAACCAGTATGGCGGCGTCGGGCGCTTCTCGTACGAGCTGAAGTCGGGCTTAAAACCGTTCGTCGAGATCGAGGGCGACAACCGCGTCCACGATCAGGCCGCCGACCGCAACGGCTATTTGCGTGATTCAAACGGCGGCTACGCCAAAATCGGCTCGTCCTTTGAATTCTCGCGCATCCTCACCGGCGAGGTCTCGGTCGGCTATTCCGCGCGCAACTATGTCGATCCGCGGCTCAGTCAGCTCTCGGGCTTCCTGACCTCGGGCTCGCTGATCTGGAACGCGAGCGGGCTGACGACCGTGAAATTCAACACCGACACGCAGATCGCGGAAACCACCATCCCCGGCTCCTCCGGCGTGCTGGTGCACACCTACGCCGCCGAAGTCGATCACGACTTCCGCCGCTGGCTGACCGCCATCGGCAAGTTCACCTACGGCACCTACGACTACCAGGGCCAGAATCGCAACGACAACACCTACTCGCTCGAAGGCAATCTGATCTACAAGCTCAACCGCAATATCTGGATCAAGGGCACGCTGCGCCACGACATCCTGGATTCGAACCAGCCGGGTTCGAGCTCGCAGGCCACGGTGGTGATGCTGGGCATGAGGCTGCAGAACTAA
- a CDS encoding KpsF/GutQ family sugar-phosphate isomerase, which yields MPTSKPLMTSSSGPTPTSVESALRTLETESGGINALASALRGPLGEAFARAVDLIRKAKGRVIVTGLGKSGHMARKIAATLASTGTPAFFVHTAEAAHGDLGMITADDVIMALSWSGEQPEMKTLVNYSARFAIPMIAVTSNAASSLGQAADIVIELPKAREACPHNLAPTTSTMMQVAIGDAIAIALLEGRGFTALEFAHFHPGGKLGAMLKFVRDYMRTGAEIPLKPEGTKMSDAVMEMSAKGLGCVCIVNGVNEAVGIITDGDLRRHMRPDLLTASVDDIMTRQPKTVPPSMLATEMIEVLNTRKITTLVVTEADKVVGIVHLHDLLRAGVA from the coding sequence ATGCCGACTTCGAAACCGCTGATGACCTCATCATCCGGCCCCACCCCGACAAGCGTCGAATCCGCGCTGCGCACGTTGGAGACCGAGAGCGGCGGCATCAACGCGCTCGCTTCCGCCCTGCGCGGCCCGTTGGGCGAGGCCTTTGCCAGGGCGGTCGACCTGATCCGCAAGGCCAAGGGCCGCGTCATCGTCACCGGTCTCGGCAAATCAGGCCACATGGCGCGCAAGATCGCGGCGACCCTAGCCTCGACCGGAACGCCGGCCTTTTTCGTTCACACCGCCGAAGCCGCCCATGGCGACCTCGGCATGATCACCGCCGACGACGTCATCATGGCGCTGTCCTGGTCCGGCGAGCAGCCGGAGATGAAGACCCTCGTGAATTATTCTGCGCGCTTCGCGATCCCGATGATTGCGGTGACCTCGAACGCGGCGTCCTCGCTGGGACAGGCCGCCGACATCGTGATCGAGCTGCCGAAGGCGCGCGAGGCCTGCCCGCACAATCTGGCACCAACCACCTCGACCATGATGCAGGTCGCGATCGGCGATGCCATCGCCATCGCCCTGCTCGAAGGCCGCGGCTTTACCGCGCTCGAATTCGCGCATTTCCATCCCGGCGGCAAGCTGGGGGCCATGCTGAAATTCGTGCGCGATTACATGCGCACCGGCGCGGAGATTCCGCTCAAGCCTGAAGGCACCAAGATGTCGGACGCTGTGATGGAGATGTCCGCCAAGGGGCTGGGCTGCGTCTGCATCGTGAACGGTGTGAACGAGGCCGTCGGCATCATCACGGACGGCGATTTGCGCCGCCACATGCGGCCGGATCTTTTGACCGCGTCGGTCGACGACATCATGACCAGGCAGCCGAAGACGGTGCCGCCCTCGATGCTGGCAACCGAGATGATCGAGGTGCTGAACACCCGCAAGATCACGACGCTGGTCGTGACCGAGGCGGACAAGGTGGTCGGCATCGTGCATCTGCACGATTTGTTGCGGGCGGGTGTGGCGTAA
- a CDS encoding carboxymuconolactone decarboxylase family protein, which translates to MSSSTPRMVPLAPPYPPQIQAQFDRIMRGAPPLMLFRVMASHSRAWDKFRAGDLLDPGPLSLREREIVIDRTCALNGCEYEWGVHVAIFAGPAKLTKDEVCATVQSDATSSCWSPAEQALIAGVDALHHRATLSDAEFAALLAHYGEAQILEIMLLCGFYRTVSYLANGLKLPLEEQAARFPQ; encoded by the coding sequence ATGTCATCCTCCACGCCGCGTATGGTACCGCTCGCGCCGCCTTATCCCCCGCAGATCCAGGCGCAGTTCGACCGCATCATGCGCGGCGCGCCGCCGCTGATGCTGTTCCGGGTCATGGCCAGCCACAGCCGCGCCTGGGACAAGTTTCGCGCCGGCGACCTGCTTGACCCCGGGCCGCTGTCGCTGCGCGAGCGCGAGATCGTCATCGATCGCACCTGTGCGCTCAATGGTTGCGAATATGAATGGGGCGTCCATGTAGCGATCTTCGCCGGCCCGGCGAAGCTCACCAAGGATGAGGTCTGCGCGACGGTGCAGAGCGATGCGACGTCATCCTGCTGGTCGCCGGCCGAGCAGGCTCTGATCGCGGGGGTCGACGCATTGCACCACCGCGCGACGTTGAGTGACGCCGAATTTGCTGCGCTGTTGGCGCATTACGGCGAGGCACAGATTCTGGAGATCATGCTGCTGTGCGGCTTCTACCGCACGGTGTCGTATCTCGCGAACGGGCTCAAGCTGCCACTGGAGGAGCAGGCGGCGCGGTTTCCGCAGTAG
- a CDS encoding helix-turn-helix domain-containing protein, with protein MAKQATSGERRVRGSRTGRPIMALLDLLGRRWSLRILWELREEPLTSRALRSACDEASPTVLQTRLTELREAGFVELGDGGGYGLTARGRELCETFMPLHRFAERWKKS; from the coding sequence ATGGCGAAACAGGCAACATCGGGGGAACGGCGCGTGCGCGGCTCGCGCACCGGCCGGCCGATCATGGCGCTGCTCGACCTGCTCGGCCGGCGCTGGAGCTTACGGATTCTCTGGGAATTGCGCGAAGAGCCTCTCACGTCGCGCGCACTGCGCTCGGCCTGCGACGAGGCCTCGCCGACGGTGCTGCAGACACGGCTGACCGAGCTGCGCGAGGCGGGGTTTGTGGAGCTGGGCGATGGCGGCGGCTATGGGCTGACGGCTCGGGGGCGGGAGCTGTGCGAGACATTCATGCCGCTGCACCGGTTTGCGGAGCGGTGGAAGAAGAGCTGA
- a CDS encoding NfeD family protein, which produces MTDMFVSLGTWNWLIFGFILMALEVAAPGVFLFWLGLAALLVGLISFAAAISWQIQLVMFAVFAAAAVPVWRRLARGRTGASMSPFLNKRTEALLGREFTLEKPIIDGNGTVRIGDTVWRVAGPDTPAGTRVKVVQVDGANLTVAAA; this is translated from the coding sequence ATGACCGACATGTTCGTATCGCTCGGCACCTGGAACTGGCTGATCTTCGGCTTCATCCTGATGGCGCTGGAGGTGGCGGCGCCGGGCGTGTTCCTGTTCTGGCTCGGGCTTGCTGCGCTCCTGGTCGGCCTGATCTCGTTCGCTGCCGCCATATCCTGGCAGATCCAGCTCGTGATGTTCGCGGTGTTCGCCGCAGCCGCCGTGCCGGTGTGGCGCCGGCTCGCCCGGGGCCGGACCGGCGCAAGTATGAGCCCCTTCCTCAACAAGCGCACCGAGGCGCTGCTGGGCCGCGAGTTCACGCTGGAGAAGCCGATCATCGACGGCAACGGCACCGTGCGCATCGGCGACACGGTGTGGCGTGTCGCCGGCCCGGACACGCCGGCGGGGACAAGGGTGAAAGTGGTGCAGGTGGATGGCGCAAACCTGACGGTGGCCGCGGCGTAG
- a CDS encoding SPFH domain-containing protein, which translates to MSGFDIFAIVLVLLVIVTLFAGVKTVPQGFDWTIERFGKYTRTLAPGLNLIVPYFDRVGRKMNMMEQVINIPEQEVITKDNATVTVDGVAFFQVFDAAKASYEVANLTQAIIVLTMTNIRSVMGSMDLDQVLSHRDEINERLLRVVDAAVSPWGLKVNRIEIKDIVPPADLVEAMGRQMKAERVKRADILQAEGQRQSEILRAEGAKQGQILQAEGRKEAAFRDAEARERSAEAEAKATQMVSEAIAKGDVAALNYFIADKYIKAFGQFADAPNQKIIMLPIEATSLLGSLAGIGEIAKATFGESAASAAAAARRTGSVPPTGGTPPAVPRQG; encoded by the coding sequence ATGAGCGGTTTCGATATTTTCGCGATTGTTCTGGTGTTGCTTGTGATCGTTACGTTGTTCGCCGGCGTGAAGACGGTACCGCAGGGGTTTGACTGGACCATCGAGCGGTTCGGCAAATACACCCGCACGCTGGCGCCGGGGCTGAACCTGATCGTTCCCTATTTCGATCGGGTCGGCCGCAAGATGAACATGATGGAGCAGGTGATCAACATTCCCGAGCAGGAAGTGATCACCAAGGACAACGCCACCGTGACGGTGGACGGCGTCGCCTTCTTCCAGGTGTTCGACGCCGCCAAGGCGAGCTACGAGGTCGCCAATCTCACCCAGGCGATCATCGTGCTGACGATGACCAACATACGTTCGGTGATGGGCTCGATGGATCTCGACCAGGTGCTATCGCATCGCGATGAGATCAACGAGCGCCTGTTGCGCGTGGTCGATGCCGCGGTCTCGCCCTGGGGTCTCAAGGTCAACCGAATCGAGATCAAGGACATCGTGCCGCCCGCCGACCTGGTCGAGGCGATGGGCCGGCAGATGAAGGCTGAGCGCGTCAAGCGCGCCGACATCTTGCAGGCGGAAGGCCAGCGCCAGTCCGAAATCCTACGCGCCGAGGGCGCCAAGCAGGGCCAGATCCTCCAGGCGGAAGGCCGCAAGGAAGCTGCGTTCCGCGACGCCGAAGCGCGCGAACGGTCTGCCGAGGCTGAAGCCAAGGCGACGCAGATGGTCAGCGAGGCCATCGCCAAAGGCGACGTGGCGGCGTTGAACTATTTTATCGCCGATAAGTATATCAAGGCATTCGGCCAGTTCGCCGATGCGCCGAACCAGAAGATCATCATGCTGCCGATCGAAGCGACCAGCTTGCTGGGCTCGCTCGCCGGTATCGGCGAGATCGCCAAGGCGACGTTCGGCGAAAGCGCTGCGTCCGCGGCCGCTGCCGCGCGCCGCACGGGCTCGGTGCCGCCCACCGGCGGCACGCCGCCGGCAGTGCCGCGGCAGGGGTAA
- a CDS encoding ABC transporter substrate-binding protein, with protein sequence MNRRECLALLGVIAAMSPSALAQQPNTTRRLGVLSVTADDVIGQTHLAEALAAHGWKEHDNLLVDWRSGAGDRARIAPLADELIALKPDILLAIGTPSVEELRQRTTKIPIVFAVVTDPVSQGFVKNLAHPGGNITGFTDYDGPLAGKWLEMLTQVTPKVSRVFVVYNPATAPFAPLMLHTIEDAARTLHVTLEPAPVHDPASIAALASRKDGGFLVLPDFFTMANRAHLLTVIAEARLPSVFWSRAFVDEGGLMSYSTDSAEQLRRAASYIDRILRGAQPADLPVQNPTKFELAVNLKTAKAIGIMLPPSLIATANDVIE encoded by the coding sequence ATGAATCGCCGCGAATGCCTGGCGCTTCTTGGGGTGATCGCCGCGATGTCGCCGTCGGCGCTTGCGCAGCAGCCGAACACGACGCGCCGACTGGGCGTGCTCTCGGTCACGGCCGATGACGTGATCGGACAGACCCACCTGGCCGAAGCGCTCGCCGCCCATGGCTGGAAGGAGCACGACAACTTGCTGGTCGACTGGCGCAGCGGGGCTGGCGACCGTGCCCGCATCGCCCCGCTCGCCGACGAATTGATCGCGCTCAAGCCCGATATCCTGCTCGCGATCGGCACGCCCTCGGTGGAAGAGCTGCGCCAGCGGACCACGAAGATCCCGATCGTGTTCGCCGTGGTCACCGACCCCGTCAGCCAGGGTTTTGTCAAAAACCTCGCGCATCCCGGCGGCAACATCACCGGCTTCACCGATTACGACGGCCCGCTCGCCGGCAAATGGCTGGAGATGCTGACGCAGGTCACGCCAAAAGTGTCGCGCGTCTTCGTCGTCTACAATCCCGCCACCGCGCCCTTCGCGCCTTTGATGCTGCACACGATCGAGGACGCCGCGCGCACGCTGCACGTGACGCTCGAGCCCGCGCCGGTGCATGACCCCGCTTCCATCGCCGCACTGGCCTCGCGCAAGGACGGCGGCTTCCTGGTCCTGCCGGACTTCTTCACCATGGCTAACCGCGCGCATCTCTTGACCGTGATTGCGGAAGCGCGCCTGCCTTCGGTGTTCTGGAGCCGTGCCTTCGTCGACGAGGGTGGGCTGATGTCCTACAGCACCGACAGCGCCGAGCAACTGCGCCGCGCAGCCTCCTATATCGATCGCATCCTGAGGGGCGCACAGCCCGCCGATCTCCCGGTGCAGAATCCCACCAAGTTCGAGCTTGCGGTCAACCTGAAGACAGCCAAAGCGATTGGCATCATGCTTCCCCCAAGCCTGATCGCAACCGCGAACGACGTCATTGAGTAG
- the hemH gene encoding ferrochelatase, with translation MTSLAPIDTAKPAAQSAQPRVGVLLVNLGTPDTADAPGVRVYLKEFLSDARVIEDQGLIWQAVLNGIILRRRPRTKALDYQKIWNNEKNESPLKTITRSQADKLAAALSDRSHVVVDWAMRYGNPSIKAGIDALIAKDCERILAVPLYPQYSASTSATVCDEVFRVLARLRAQPTLRVTPPYYKDEAYIEALAVSIEAHLATLSFKPELIVASFHGMPKSYVDKGDPYQRHCVATTEALRRRLGMDSTKLLLTFQSRFGNDEWLQPYTDKTMERLAREGVRRIAVATPGFSADCLETLEEIAQENAEIFRHNGGEQFSAIPCLNDSNPGMNVIRTLVLRELQGWI, from the coding sequence ATGACGAGCTTAGCCCCGATCGACACCGCGAAACCGGCAGCACAGTCGGCCCAGCCGCGCGTCGGCGTGCTGCTGGTCAATCTCGGCACGCCCGACACCGCCGACGCCCCGGGCGTGCGGGTCTATCTGAAGGAATTCCTCTCTGACGCCCGCGTCATCGAGGACCAGGGCCTGATCTGGCAAGCCGTGCTGAACGGCATCATCCTGCGCCGCCGTCCCCGCACCAAGGCGCTCGATTACCAGAAGATATGGAACAACGAGAAAAACGAGTCGCCGCTGAAGACCATCACGCGGTCGCAAGCCGACAAGCTCGCAGCCGCGCTGTCCGATCGCAGCCACGTCGTGGTGGACTGGGCGATGCGCTATGGCAATCCCTCGATCAAGGCCGGCATCGATGCGCTGATCGCGAAGGACTGCGAGCGCATTCTCGCCGTTCCCCTTTATCCGCAATATTCCGCCTCGACCTCGGCGACCGTCTGCGACGAAGTGTTTCGCGTGCTCGCCCGCCTGCGTGCACAGCCGACGCTGCGGGTGACGCCGCCCTACTATAAGGACGAAGCCTATATCGAGGCGCTCGCGGTCTCGATCGAGGCGCATCTGGCGACGCTTTCCTTCAAGCCCGAGTTGATCGTCGCCTCCTTCCACGGGATGCCGAAATCCTATGTCGACAAGGGCGATCCCTATCAGCGTCATTGCGTCGCCACCACCGAAGCGCTGCGCCGTCGGCTCGGGATGGATTCGACAAAATTGCTGCTGACCTTCCAGTCGCGCTTCGGCAATGACGAGTGGCTGCAGCCCTACACCGACAAGACGATGGAGCGGCTCGCCAGGGAAGGGGTGCGCCGCATCGCAGTGGCGACGCCAGGCTTTTCCGCCGATTGCCTGGAGACGCTGGAAGAGATCGCGCAGGAGAATGCCGAGATCTTCAGGCATAATGGCGGCGAGCAGTTTTCCGCGATCCCTTGCCTCAATGATAGCAATCCCGGCATGAATGTGATCCGTACCCTGGTGCTGCGCGAGCTGCAGGGCTGGATCTAA